From a single Chitinophaga sp. Cy-1792 genomic region:
- a CDS encoding redoxin family protein: MFKSAFYLSLCTVILTSFRSARDANLDLGAPIPKAETRLTDISGKEISLNAIKNSNGLLVIFVANQCPYMLRNKERLQAVCAFAQKNNVGVAMINSNEANRAEGESLAAMKAYAGQHQFSWYYLLDRNAELADAFDANHTPECFLFDKSGKLVYKGGIDDSPGNAEAVKAHLLRNAMNDMLAGKAVSIASSAALGCNIKRKL; encoded by the coding sequence ATGTTTAAGTCCGCGTTTTATTTATCTCTGTGTACTGTCATTCTTACTTCGTTCCGGTCGGCCCGCGATGCCAATCTGGATTTAGGCGCACCTATTCCTAAAGCAGAAACGCGATTAACCGATATCTCCGGTAAAGAAATCTCCTTAAATGCTATTAAAAACAGTAACGGACTGCTGGTAATTTTCGTTGCCAATCAGTGTCCTTATATGCTGCGCAATAAGGAGCGGTTGCAGGCTGTTTGCGCCTTTGCACAAAAGAATAATGTCGGCGTAGCCATGATCAATTCCAATGAGGCCAACAGAGCAGAAGGCGAATCACTCGCTGCCATGAAAGCATATGCGGGACAACACCAGTTTTCCTGGTATTACCTGTTAGATAGAAATGCAGAACTGGCAGATGCTTTTGACGCCAACCACACACCGGAATGCTTCCTTTTCGATAAAAGCGGCAAGCTGGTTTATAAAGGCGGAATTGATGATAGTCCGGGTAATGCAGAAGCCGTGAAAGCACATCTGCTGCGCAATGCCATGAATGATATGCTGGCGGGGAAAGCAGTTAGTATTGCTTCTTCAGCGGCGCTGGGCTGTAATATTAAGCGTAAGTTGTAA
- a CDS encoding YihY/virulence factor BrkB family protein — protein sequence MAFKPENLIFRSTPYRKLVDRTKTLILPGFEGVPLYDVLKYFGQEVKNRGLGDRARAISFNFLLAVPPFFIFLFTLVPYIPMKNIEPTLYDLAQDLTPNYNTYMIVREMIHDFLHTQRNGLLSVAFLMGFFYSSNGVMGILRSFNKMERSGFRRRKWWHTRLIAMELTGIVVIILLLTVVLTIIQGSVLRSTFNWLGIHNTFIRGLAEYARWIIIIALFYSVNAVLYRFGPATLKRWRFITAGATVATVGMILVTVGFSYFVNNFSNYNKIYGSIGTILVLMLWVFFNSFFLLVGFELNASIHHVSEEKRKSHPEQAHPAIAR from the coding sequence TTGGCATTTAAACCTGAAAACCTCATCTTCAGATCTACACCTTACAGAAAGCTGGTTGACCGGACCAAAACACTTATCCTGCCCGGCTTTGAAGGAGTGCCATTATATGATGTCCTGAAATATTTCGGCCAGGAAGTTAAAAACAGAGGCCTCGGTGACAGAGCCCGCGCCATCTCCTTTAACTTCCTGCTGGCCGTACCTCCTTTCTTTATCTTCCTGTTTACATTGGTGCCTTATATTCCAATGAAAAACATAGAGCCCACGCTCTACGACCTTGCACAGGACCTTACGCCCAACTACAACACCTACATGATCGTCCGGGAAATGATCCATGACTTCCTCCATACGCAACGTAACGGGTTGTTGTCTGTGGCCTTCCTGATGGGTTTCTTTTACTCCTCCAACGGTGTAATGGGCATCCTGCGCTCCTTCAATAAAATGGAGCGCTCCGGCTTCCGCAGGCGTAAATGGTGGCATACCCGGCTGATCGCCATGGAACTGACAGGTATCGTGGTAATCATTTTATTGTTGACCGTAGTCCTTACCATCATCCAGGGATCTGTGCTACGTAGCACTTTCAACTGGCTGGGTATTCATAATACCTTTATCCGCGGTCTTGCAGAATATGCCAGGTGGATCATCATCATTGCACTGTTTTACTCCGTAAATGCCGTGTTATACCGCTTTGGCCCCGCTACGCTGAAACGCTGGCGATTTATTACCGCAGGCGCCACTGTGGCTACTGTAGGTATGATCCTGGTCACTGTAGGCTTCTCCTATTTCGTGAATAATTTCAGCAATTACAATAAAATCTATGGCTCCATTGGTACCATTCTGGTACTCATGCTCTGGGTATTTTTTAACTCCTTCTTCCTGCTCGTAGGATTCGAATTAAATGCCAGCATTCACCATGTCAGTGAAGAAAAGCGAAAGAGCCACCCTGAGCAGGCCCATCCGGCAATTGCCAGATAA
- the secG gene encoding preprotein translocase subunit SecG, with product MLIVFGILILLACVLLGLFVLIQNPKGGGLSGSFGGIGNQVIGVRQTTDVLEKGTWVLAAIIAVLCLTSPLFIGKTNTGTKMEKSALERSLGNQPAPVQQPAPQAPAPNPAPSTPSK from the coding sequence ATGCTGATAGTTTTTGGTATCCTTATTCTCCTGGCCTGTGTGTTATTAGGTCTCTTCGTTCTGATCCAGAATCCTAAAGGTGGCGGTTTATCCGGTTCTTTCGGAGGAATTGGTAATCAGGTGATTGGCGTACGTCAGACTACGGATGTGCTTGAAAAAGGTACCTGGGTGCTCGCTGCCATCATCGCAGTACTCTGCCTGACTTCTCCACTGTTTATCGGTAAAACCAATACCGGTACCAAAATGGAAAAAAGCGCATTAGAAAGAAGCCTGGGTAACCAGCCGGCTCCTGTTCAGCAACCTGCTCCTCAGGCACCAGCACCTAATCCTGCGCCTTCTACTCCGTCTAAATAA
- the mltG gene encoding endolytic transglycosylase MltG has product MAKKKQSGKTSGLTRRILLIAGCLIAGILVYVSYRVFGPNTRAFGDNKYFYVRTGSTYNDVLKGLQDQGIVRNTGSFNWLAKELGYPSRVKAGRYKINRGMSNFEIVKLLRSGKQAPVTLVINKLRTKDDFVRKVSTNLEADSNALRAILRDQVYLRQFGLDTNTVMCAVVPNSYEFYWNTNAETVFKKLEKEREEFWTDERKAKAGKLGLTPTQVTILASIVEEETNKNDEKPLISSVYLNRYRKGMRLQADPTVKFALQDFGLKRILEKHTLFDSPYNTYHYAGLPPGPICTPSEKSINAVLNTPDTDYLYFCARADFSGYHAFAATYAEHLENARKYQAELNKRGY; this is encoded by the coding sequence ATGGCAAAAAAGAAGCAATCTGGAAAAACCTCCGGCCTTACCAGGCGAATCCTGTTAATTGCAGGCTGCCTGATCGCCGGCATTCTCGTCTATGTCAGCTACCGCGTCTTTGGCCCTAACACAAGAGCGTTTGGCGATAACAAGTACTTTTATGTCCGCACAGGAAGCACCTACAATGATGTATTGAAGGGCTTGCAGGACCAGGGCATCGTTCGCAATACCGGCAGCTTCAACTGGCTGGCAAAGGAACTTGGCTACCCTTCCCGCGTAAAAGCCGGCAGGTACAAGATTAACCGCGGCATGAGCAACTTCGAAATAGTGAAGCTGCTGCGCTCCGGAAAACAGGCGCCGGTAACCCTTGTCATCAATAAACTGCGCACCAAAGACGATTTCGTCAGGAAAGTATCCACCAACCTCGAAGCCGACTCCAATGCCCTGCGCGCCATCCTCCGTGACCAGGTCTATCTCCGCCAGTTCGGGCTCGACACCAACACCGTGATGTGTGCCGTAGTGCCCAACTCCTACGAGTTTTACTGGAATACCAACGCCGAAACCGTTTTTAAAAAACTGGAAAAGGAAAGAGAAGAATTCTGGACAGATGAAAGAAAGGCCAAAGCCGGAAAACTCGGCCTCACCCCTACCCAGGTTACCATCCTGGCATCTATCGTAGAGGAAGAAACCAATAAAAATGACGAAAAACCGCTGATTTCCAGCGTTTATCTCAACAGATACCGTAAAGGTATGCGCCTGCAGGCAGATCCTACCGTTAAGTTTGCCCTGCAGGACTTCGGACTGAAACGCATACTTGAAAAGCATACGCTGTTCGATTCGCCTTACAATACCTATCATTATGCCGGCCTGCCTCCGGGCCCAATCTGTACCCCTTCAGAGAAATCTATTAATGCGGTACTTAACACACCGGATACAGATTATCTTTATTTTTGCGCCAGAGCCGATTTTTCGGGTTATCATGCTTTTGCTGCCACCTATGCAGAACATCTTGAAAACGCGAGAAAATACCAGGCAGAACTCAATAAAAGAGGGTATTAA
- a CDS encoding M14 family metallopeptidase, protein MRKYFLLAAILCSMIPAIAQVPTPDAFLGYPLGSRFTPQYRVAEYFKTVAASVKNMKLEQYGTTYEGRQLFIAVITAPENFDKLDQIRQQSVGISKGQTTTAATQPVIVWLSYNVHGNEAVSTEASMKTLYELVNNSNAQTQEWLHNVVVVIDPCLNPDGHDRYVNFYNANRNRKPNVAQYSREHNEPWPGGRPNHYYFDLNRDWAWQTQQESQQRLAVYNQWMPQLHVDFHEQEIDAPYYFAPAAEPFHDVITPWQRELQVMIGKNNARYFDQEGWLYFTKERFDLFYPSYGDTYPMYNGAIGMTYEQGGSGRAGVSVLKSDGDSLTLSDRIAHHFTTGMSTIEVAAAQSARILSEYKRFYQDAKTNPQGAYKAYVVKAAGNTEKLNTLTDLLRKNNIVFGYGATVGTANGFNYFNGKTENFTIDREDLVISAYQPHSTLLRVLFEPISHLTDSVTYDITAWALPYAYGLPSYAVKQNLTPANDSPVVKNNKPLAAQKPYAYLAQWNSVRDAKFLAALLQRGIKVRFTETAFTAAGKDFSAGTLIITRNGNSNAALDFDNYVTSQANHFRISLDAVSTGFVDKGTDFGSDKIRYIKPPRVMMLVGDNVSSLGVGEIWHFFEQQLDYPITLVNERNVNEVSWQDIDVLILPDGNYGILNDKTAAESLRGWVRKGGKLIAFENAAAQLANADWGIQLKKNEEKADFSPDKQKNYDGLKPYANRERESVRQFIPGAIYRVDLDTTHPLAFGFPSRYYTLKTDNKIYDFLDGDGWNVGVLKKDNYLSGFVGAETRKQLMDGLVFGVKEMGSGSVVILADNPLFRSFWENGKLLFSNAVFFVGE, encoded by the coding sequence ATGCGTAAATACTTTTTGCTGGCAGCGATATTATGCAGTATGATACCTGCCATCGCCCAGGTACCTACCCCCGATGCATTCCTGGGATACCCGCTCGGCTCCCGGTTTACACCACAGTACCGGGTGGCAGAATATTTCAAAACGGTGGCTGCCAGCGTCAAAAATATGAAGCTGGAACAATACGGCACCACCTATGAAGGCCGCCAGCTGTTCATCGCAGTGATCACCGCCCCTGAAAATTTTGATAAACTTGACCAGATACGCCAGCAAAGCGTAGGCATCTCCAAAGGACAAACGACTACTGCGGCCACACAGCCGGTAATTGTTTGGCTCAGTTATAATGTACATGGAAACGAAGCCGTATCTACAGAGGCTTCCATGAAAACATTATATGAGCTGGTGAATAACAGCAACGCACAAACGCAGGAATGGCTCCACAACGTGGTAGTAGTCATAGACCCCTGCCTCAATCCCGACGGCCACGACAGATATGTCAACTTCTACAATGCCAACAGGAACCGGAAACCAAATGTGGCACAGTATTCCAGAGAGCATAACGAACCATGGCCAGGTGGAAGACCCAATCATTATTACTTTGACCTCAACCGCGACTGGGCATGGCAAACGCAACAGGAATCGCAGCAGCGACTGGCTGTCTATAACCAGTGGATGCCGCAGTTACACGTTGATTTCCATGAACAGGAAATCGATGCACCATATTATTTTGCACCTGCCGCAGAGCCTTTTCATGATGTAATCACACCATGGCAAAGGGAATTGCAGGTAATGATCGGAAAGAATAACGCCAGATATTTCGACCAGGAAGGATGGTTATATTTTACCAAAGAACGTTTTGACCTGTTTTATCCCAGTTATGGAGATACCTACCCTATGTACAATGGGGCGATCGGTATGACCTATGAGCAGGGTGGCAGCGGCCGCGCAGGCGTGTCTGTCCTCAAAAGCGACGGCGATTCACTCACCCTGAGCGACAGAATAGCGCATCACTTTACAACGGGCATGTCTACCATAGAAGTAGCAGCAGCGCAATCTGCCAGGATCCTGAGTGAATATAAACGCTTTTACCAGGATGCTAAAACAAACCCACAGGGCGCTTACAAGGCCTATGTAGTGAAAGCCGCCGGCAACACGGAAAAGCTGAACACCCTCACAGACCTCTTACGGAAAAATAATATCGTATTCGGCTATGGCGCCACCGTTGGCACTGCCAATGGTTTCAACTATTTCAATGGAAAAACAGAAAACTTTACCATCGACCGGGAAGACCTGGTGATCAGTGCATATCAGCCGCATTCTACCTTGCTCCGGGTGTTGTTTGAGCCAATCTCTCATCTGACCGATTCTGTAACCTACGATATCACGGCCTGGGCGCTGCCATATGCATATGGACTGCCTTCTTATGCAGTGAAGCAAAACCTTACGCCTGCCAACGATTCGCCGGTAGTGAAAAATAATAAACCACTGGCAGCACAGAAACCCTATGCTTACCTGGCGCAGTGGAACAGTGTTCGTGACGCTAAATTTCTGGCAGCCTTATTGCAGCGTGGTATTAAAGTTAGATTCACTGAAACCGCCTTCACCGCAGCCGGAAAGGATTTCTCAGCCGGCACGCTGATCATTACACGTAATGGCAACAGCAACGCTGCATTGGATTTCGATAACTATGTAACATCGCAGGCGAATCATTTCCGTATCTCTCTGGATGCTGTGAGTACCGGTTTTGTTGACAAAGGCACCGACTTCGGCTCTGATAAAATCCGTTACATCAAACCTCCCCGCGTCATGATGCTCGTGGGCGATAATGTATCTTCCCTGGGTGTTGGCGAGATATGGCATTTCTTTGAACAGCAGCTGGATTACCCTATAACGCTGGTGAATGAACGAAATGTAAATGAAGTCAGCTGGCAGGATATAGATGTATTGATTTTACCTGATGGAAACTATGGTATCCTGAATGATAAAACAGCTGCAGAATCGCTACGTGGCTGGGTAAGAAAAGGCGGTAAACTGATCGCTTTTGAAAATGCAGCAGCACAGCTGGCCAATGCTGACTGGGGCATACAACTGAAGAAAAATGAAGAAAAAGCCGACTTTTCTCCCGATAAACAGAAAAATTACGATGGACTGAAACCTTACGCCAACCGCGAAAGAGAAAGCGTCAGACAATTTATTCCCGGTGCCATTTACCGGGTAGACCTGGATACTACGCATCCGCTGGCATTTGGTTTTCCTTCGAGATATTATACCCTCAAAACAGATAATAAAATCTATGATTTCTTAGACGGAGACGGCTGGAATGTAGGTGTGTTGAAGAAAGATAATTACCTCAGTGGTTTTGTCGGTGCCGAAACACGCAAACAATTAATGGACGGATTAGTATTTGGTGTAAAGGAAATGGGAAGTGGCAGTGTGGTGATTTTAGCCGATAATCCTTTATTCAGAAGTTTCTGGGAGAATGGGAAGTTGTTGTTTTCCAACGCTGTTTTCTTTGTTGGAGAATAG
- the ggt gene encoding gamma-glutamyltransferase has product MRFLLMFSIAVGGMLSACAQQGNGLHPYDYTITKNITVPKGAVVSAHPLASEAGTYILQQGGNAVDAVIATQLALAVVYPGAGNLGGGGFMVAHLKNGKNIAIDYRETAPAKASRDMYLDSAGNAITKLSLDGHLAAGVPGTVAGLFASMKYARLPFARLIAPAIQLAEKGYVITAQEAKNLNDTRTEFLQLNTAPTAFVKDQPWKASDTLFQPELAHTLKLVRDKGMAGFYEGETAANIVAEMQRGHGIMTLADLKNYKARERTALTFNYKGQTIVTMPLPSSGGICLQQMMMMVEKYPVATWGFQSPQAMQLMIEAERRAYADRAAFLGDPDFVKVPVAQLLDKKYIAARMADYVPMKAGNSDSTKAGLFKESEQTTHISIMDAEGNAVSVTTTLNGHYGSRTVVGKSGFLLNNEMDDFSVKPGVPNMYGLVGTEANAIAPGKRMLSSMTPTIVLKNNMPVYTLGTPGGSTIITSVFQTLMNTIEFNLNPDDAVNKPKFHHQWLPDVVYVEKGFPEEGIKALEGMGYKVTVRGPIGRTELIKKSVTTKKLEAAADKRGDDSAAGY; this is encoded by the coding sequence ATGCGTTTTCTGCTTATGTTCAGCATCGCCGTTGGCGGTATGCTTTCAGCCTGTGCCCAGCAAGGGAATGGCTTACACCCTTACGACTATACTATTACCAAGAATATCACGGTCCCTAAAGGCGCGGTAGTATCCGCACATCCGCTGGCCAGCGAAGCGGGCACCTATATACTGCAGCAAGGCGGCAATGCCGTTGATGCCGTCATTGCCACCCAGCTGGCATTGGCAGTCGTATATCCCGGCGCCGGCAACCTCGGTGGCGGCGGCTTCATGGTAGCCCACCTGAAAAATGGTAAAAATATCGCCATCGACTACAGAGAAACCGCTCCTGCCAAAGCCAGCAGGGATATGTACCTCGACAGCGCCGGCAATGCCATCACCAAACTGAGCCTCGACGGACACCTCGCCGCAGGCGTTCCCGGCACCGTAGCCGGACTGTTTGCCTCGATGAAATATGCCCGTCTGCCATTCGCCAGACTGATCGCACCCGCCATACAGCTGGCAGAAAAAGGGTATGTCATCACGGCACAGGAAGCCAAAAACCTGAATGATACCAGGACTGAATTTTTGCAACTCAACACCGCTCCTACTGCCTTTGTGAAAGATCAGCCATGGAAAGCCAGCGACACGCTTTTTCAGCCCGAACTGGCCCATACCCTTAAACTGGTACGCGATAAAGGCATGGCAGGCTTCTATGAAGGAGAAACCGCTGCCAACATCGTTGCTGAAATGCAACGCGGCCACGGCATCATGACCCTCGCCGATCTCAAAAACTATAAAGCCAGAGAAAGAACAGCTCTTACTTTTAACTATAAAGGACAAACCATCGTTACCATGCCGCTGCCTTCATCAGGAGGTATCTGCCTGCAGCAAATGATGATGATGGTAGAAAAATATCCCGTAGCCACCTGGGGCTTCCAGTCACCACAGGCCATGCAGCTGATGATAGAAGCAGAACGACGCGCCTATGCCGACAGAGCTGCCTTCCTCGGCGACCCCGACTTCGTAAAAGTGCCGGTAGCACAGCTGCTGGATAAAAAATATATCGCTGCACGCATGGCCGATTATGTACCCATGAAAGCCGGCAACAGCGACAGTACCAAAGCTGGTCTATTTAAAGAAAGTGAACAAACAACCCATATCAGCATTATGGATGCGGAAGGCAACGCCGTTTCTGTGACCACTACACTCAACGGACACTATGGCTCCCGCACCGTTGTGGGCAAATCCGGGTTCCTGCTGAATAATGAAATGGACGACTTCTCTGTAAAACCCGGTGTACCTAATATGTACGGCCTCGTGGGCACAGAAGCCAACGCCATCGCACCAGGCAAAAGAATGCTCAGTTCCATGACACCTACCATCGTACTCAAAAATAATATGCCCGTCTATACACTCGGAACGCCCGGCGGATCTACTATTATCACGTCTGTTTTCCAGACACTGATGAATACCATAGAGTTCAATCTGAATCCTGATGATGCGGTGAATAAGCCGAAATTCCACCACCAGTGGCTGCCTGATGTTGTTTATGTGGAGAAAGGATTCCCGGAAGAAGGTATCAAAGCACTGGAAGGTATGGGCTATAAAGTGACGGTACGCGGCCCTATCGGGCGTACGGAGCTGATCAAAAAATCTGTAACTACCAAAAAACTGGAAGCTGCCGCCGATAAACGTGGCGATGACAGCGCTGCCGGTTACTAA
- a CDS encoding M43 family zinc metalloprotease has translation MHHPNEKPAFTLRCLLVLLCLILPLLSKAQQPVVTLPVVVHIISNDPQSITDAMIQAGIKELNEAYSASGAFTGGRTNTGIQFCLAHTAPDGSSTTGITRVKSYLTDFDDDLEADRITKLGRWDGSRYINIWLVSDIKSEFMQLFECGKWTRLKKGGYAGPGGDVVVSSMGAGILAHEMGHYLNLLHTFGNMDCKNDDCTKDGDQVCDTPPDKTITGGYLCINPPNSCSTDTLSGFSVDVPDLPDNFMDYGNGTGCILGFTQGQADRMHAFINAGLPGMINSTLCNDPCTGGVVAAFTRDRDYPLTGDNVTFTNTSTGAASWQWLVDDVVVSTATDFTLNVTDKRNYYVTLKATTGACSTLYTDVVEVSCGVVARFTPSKRKIASKTGEETDPITFTNMSRNATSYKWYMSSNSGMPEQVVSTDQDFTYTFPEPGIYDVWLIATDGSCTDTTKKLHITVDDPTPDVAIYVTKVECFQQDQLKVSFYLHNFGYKTISKGMPIAFYDRPPSDPGAVQLGSVYLMPGDLTGKCSTPLYTTTVNAGIAGIDSIVVVAADNGSTIPLALPNTGMTEQNYKNNLATFKNIRFKPVLDVSDVLVKPLASVDLTAKTVHGTVSSMKWVPTDNLSCDNCATTTFTAPYRQDTVTIRQVIAFSNLGCYDTATATIHIPVADDYTAKIDQLTCASDNRLHVRFTVCNNFIQGNIPAGLVIRFYDADPDLGLAHQLGNDFTTTGFSTTACNTYEHFISNSATGKVYVKISTDRLLKYPPASGIEEADYDNNTSNTDYTPPVLNLMPADTTVFRKAAFPLYFNTTLDQPYTTTWSQSPTYTYSLNCYNCATPLATMKDSDLINLTLVNQYGCILRDTANIHIFPPDFTVELQDAQCFDDTRMIVSFKICMHNGYDSVWAKLPVAFYDAGTGKLLGNVFYTMARQPGNCYVYTHLLPKPQNGTKVVAVVNNNVQINESGIPETVFKETDYNNNSANAMYIPFSVKVAPTISDVLRPAQVPLVTTVTGGTPFSYTWTPAEGLSCTTCPQPVATIKSSLNYQVAVQNSFYCIATAATSFKSSILERTSMPTAFTPNGDGQNDIFYVIGSRDIAMVKNFTVFNRMGNKIFETSNTPANDKAYGWNGMVNGRPANMDSYVYFALLTFTDGTTQLIKGSFVLLR, from the coding sequence ATGCATCATCCGAATGAAAAGCCGGCATTCACCCTGCGCTGCCTGTTAGTGCTGCTATGCCTTATCCTGCCTTTATTGAGTAAAGCCCAGCAACCAGTAGTGACCTTACCTGTTGTGGTCCATATCATTTCCAACGATCCGCAAAGCATTACGGATGCAATGATACAGGCAGGGATCAAAGAGCTGAATGAAGCCTACAGTGCCAGCGGCGCCTTTACCGGCGGCCGTACCAATACAGGTATACAGTTTTGTCTGGCCCATACCGCACCGGACGGTAGCAGCACTACCGGTATTACACGGGTAAAATCCTATCTGACCGACTTCGACGACGACCTGGAAGCAGACCGCATTACCAAACTTGGCAGATGGGACGGCAGCAGGTATATCAACATCTGGCTGGTGAGTGATATCAAATCAGAATTCATGCAGTTGTTTGAATGTGGTAAATGGACAAGACTGAAAAAAGGCGGCTATGCCGGACCTGGTGGCGATGTTGTCGTTTCGAGCATGGGCGCAGGAATCCTCGCACATGAAATGGGGCACTACCTCAACCTGCTGCATACTTTCGGGAACATGGACTGTAAAAATGATGACTGTACCAAAGATGGGGACCAGGTGTGTGATACCCCTCCGGATAAAACTATCACCGGCGGATATCTCTGCATAAATCCTCCCAACTCCTGCAGCACCGACACCCTTTCCGGCTTCAGTGTTGATGTGCCCGACCTCCCTGATAACTTCATGGACTATGGCAATGGAACAGGGTGTATACTGGGCTTTACACAAGGTCAGGCAGACAGAATGCATGCCTTTATCAATGCGGGTCTGCCCGGTATGATCAACAGTACTCTCTGTAACGATCCCTGCACCGGTGGCGTCGTTGCGGCATTTACACGCGATAGGGACTACCCGCTTACCGGCGACAATGTAACATTCACCAATACCAGTACCGGCGCCGCCTCCTGGCAATGGCTCGTAGATGATGTAGTTGTTTCTACCGCAACTGATTTCACACTAAATGTAACGGATAAACGCAATTATTATGTAACCCTCAAAGCCACTACCGGCGCATGTAGTACGTTGTACACCGATGTGGTGGAAGTAAGCTGTGGTGTGGTGGCAAGGTTTACGCCAAGTAAAAGAAAAATTGCATCCAAAACAGGGGAAGAAACAGATCCGATCACGTTTACCAACATGTCCAGGAATGCGACTTCCTACAAATGGTATATGAGCAGTAACAGTGGAATGCCTGAACAGGTTGTCTCTACAGACCAGGATTTCACCTATACCTTCCCGGAGCCCGGCATCTATGATGTATGGCTGATTGCCACGGATGGCAGCTGCACCGATACCACCAAAAAATTACATATTACCGTCGATGATCCTACACCAGATGTAGCCATATATGTTACCAAAGTAGAATGCTTCCAGCAGGACCAATTGAAAGTATCTTTCTATCTGCATAATTTCGGTTATAAGACCATCAGCAAAGGCATGCCCATTGCGTTTTACGACAGACCACCATCAGATCCCGGGGCAGTACAACTGGGTAGTGTATACCTGATGCCCGGCGACCTTACCGGTAAATGCAGCACTCCACTTTATACAACTACCGTTAATGCAGGCATCGCCGGCATCGATAGTATTGTAGTGGTAGCCGCAGATAATGGCAGCACTATTCCGCTGGCATTACCCAACACCGGAATGACGGAACAAAACTACAAGAACAACCTGGCTACCTTTAAAAACATTCGCTTCAAACCTGTACTGGATGTATCGGATGTACTGGTGAAACCATTGGCCAGCGTTGATCTGACAGCTAAGACCGTGCATGGCACCGTCAGCAGCATGAAGTGGGTACCTACCGATAATTTAAGCTGTGATAACTGCGCTACTACCACCTTTACGGCACCATATCGTCAGGATACCGTTACCATCCGGCAGGTAATCGCCTTTAGTAATCTGGGGTGCTACGACACCGCTACTGCTACGATACATATTCCTGTGGCAGATGATTATACTGCTAAAATAGATCAGCTCACCTGTGCCAGCGATAACAGACTGCACGTGCGTTTCACGGTTTGTAACAATTTCATTCAGGGAAATATACCTGCAGGACTGGTGATCCGCTTCTATGACGCAGATCCTGATCTGGGGCTGGCCCATCAACTAGGCAACGACTTTACCACTACCGGTTTTAGTACAACAGCATGTAATACCTACGAGCACTTTATCAGCAATTCAGCCACAGGAAAGGTGTATGTAAAGATAAGCACAGACAGGCTGCTCAAATATCCACCGGCATCCGGCATCGAAGAAGCAGATTACGACAATAATACCAGCAATACTGACTACACTCCTCCTGTGCTAAATCTGATGCCTGCTGATACTACCGTGTTCAGAAAAGCTGCATTTCCTTTGTATTTCAATACAACTTTAGATCAGCCTTATACTACCACCTGGTCGCAATCACCAACGTATACGTATAGCCTTAACTGTTATAACTGCGCAACACCGCTGGCTACTATGAAAGACAGTGATCTTATCAATCTGACATTGGTAAATCAGTATGGATGTATTTTAAGAGATACCGCCAATATTCATATTTTCCCGCCGGATTTTACCGTGGAGTTACAGGATGCGCAATGTTTTGATGACACCAGAATGATAGTGAGTTTCAAAATATGTATGCACAACGGTTATGATAGCGTTTGGGCAAAATTGCCGGTTGCATTTTATGATGCGGGTACCGGCAAACTCCTGGGCAACGTTTTTTACACGATGGCACGTCAGCCGGGGAACTGTTATGTATATACACACCTGCTGCCAAAGCCTCAAAATGGCACAAAAGTAGTAGCTGTAGTAAATAATAATGTCCAGATAAATGAGTCTGGTATACCTGAAACTGTTTTTAAGGAAACGGATTACAATAACAATTCAGCCAATGCCATGTACATTCCTTTCAGTGTAAAGGTGGCACCTACTATCAGTGATGTACTACGTCCGGCACAGGTACCTTTGGTAACAACTGTGACCGGAGGCACACCATTCTCCTATACCTGGACGCCGGCAGAAGGTTTATCCTGCACGACCTGTCCGCAGCCAGTAGCTACCATTAAGTCATCGCTGAATTACCAGGTAGCAGTACAAAACAGTTTTTACTGTATAGCCACTGCTGCCACGTCTTTCAAGTCATCTATCCTTGAAAGAACAAGTATGCCTACTGCCTTCACTCCCAATGGCGATGGACAGAACGACATCTTCTATGTGATTGGTTCAAGAGATATTGCGATGGTAAAAAACTTCACCGTTTTTAACCGTATGGGTAACAAGATTTTTGAAACCAGTAATACCCCTGCCAACGATAAAGCTTATGGTTGGAATGGCATGGTAAATGGTCGTCCGGCAAATATGGACAGCTATGTATACTTTGCATTGCTCACTTTTACCGACGGAACTACACAGTTAATAAAGGGATCTTTTGTGTTATTGCGGTAA